One genomic segment of Hordeum vulgare subsp. vulgare chromosome 2H, MorexV3_pseudomolecules_assembly, whole genome shotgun sequence includes these proteins:
- the LOC123426498 gene encoding amino acid transporter ANT1-like: MAEAKGAAAPLLAREDGRGRGGGGGATWAQTLGNVVVSIVGTGVLGLPYAFRAAGWVAGSLGVAAAGFAMLYCMLLLVDCRDKLQEEETDEPKNYTYGDLGEKCFGTIGRCLTEILILVSQAGGSVAYLVFIGENLHSVFSQLMSPAGFIFAVFLPVQIALSFILSLSSLSPFSIFADVCNVLAVAIVIRKDLQLIDHPFANRSAFNGVLAIPYAFGVAVFCFEGFSMILALESSMAERRKFRWVLSQAVVGIIVLYVCFGVCGYLAYGEATRDIITLNLPNSWSSAAVKVGLCIALAFTFPVMMHPIHEIVEARFRSSGCFQKLSHGVPGAEWLGLHSSRIIMVTILTVMASFIPAFGSFVSFVGCTVCALLSFVLPTFFHLNIVGSSMSIWRRVLDYGFLLFGLGFAGYGIFTALPSH; the protein is encoded by the exons ATGGCTGAGGCGAAGGGCGCGGCTGCCCCGCTGCTGGCGCGGGAGGACGGGAGAGGGCGTGGAGGCGGGGGAGGAGCAACCTGGGCGCAGACGCTGGGCAACGTGGTGGTGTCCATTGTGGGCACGGGGGTGCTCGGCCTGCCCTACGCCTTCCGAGCCGCCGGCTGGGTCGCCGGATCCCTCGGCGTTGCCGCCGCAGGATTCGCCATGCTCTACTGCATGCTCCTCCTC GTGGACTGTAGAGATAAATTGCAAGAGGAAGAAACTGATGAACCCAAGAATTATACATATGGAGATTTGGGTGAGAAGTGCTTTGGCACTATTGGTCGATGCTTGACGGAAATTCTCATTCTTGTCTCACAAGCAGGTGGTTCTGTAGCTTACCTAGTATTCATTGGCGAAAATCTCCATTCCGTGTTTAGCCAGTTGATGTCACCAGCTGGATTCATCTTTGCCGTCTTCTTGCCTGTGCAAATCGCGTTGTCCTTCATTCTTTCACTATCTTCTCTTTCACCATTCAGTATATTTGCTGATGTGTGCAATGTACTAGCGGTGGCAATCGTTATCAGAAAGGATCTTCAACTAATTGATCATCCTTTTGCAAATAGAAGTGCTTTTAATGGAGTTTTGGCGATACCTTATGCTTTCGGAGTAGCAGTCTTCTGCTTTGAAGGATTCAGCATGATATTGGCACTAGAATCATCAATGGCGGAACGTAGAAAGTTCCGTTGGGTACTTTCTCAAGCAGTTGTGGGCATCATAGTTTTGTATGTATGTTTTGGGGTATGTGGGTACTTGGCCTATGGTGAGGCTACCAGGGACATCATAACACTTAATCTTCCCAATAGTTGGTCATCTGCTGCTGTTAAG GTTGGCCTATGCATTGCACTAGCATTCACATTCCCAGTTATGATGCACCCGATCCATGAGATTGTGGAGGCGAGGTTCAGATCAAGTggatgcttccagaagctttcccACGGTGTTCCTGGCGCCGAATGGCTAGGCCTGCACTCGAGCCGCATCATCATGGTTACTATTTTAACTGTGATGGCATCCTTCATACCTGCATTTGGGTCCTTCGTCTCCTTTGTTGGATGCACAGTCTGTGCGCTGCTCTCCTTTGTGCTACCTACCTTCTTCCACCTCAACATTGTAGGATCGTCAATGAGCATATGGAGAAGAGTGCTGGACTACGGCTTCCTTCTCTTTGGCCTGGGTTTTGCTGGTTATGGAATATTCACTGCTCTCCCGTCACACTGA